The Primulina eburnea isolate SZY01 chromosome 6, ASM2296580v1, whole genome shotgun sequence genome contains a region encoding:
- the LOC140834941 gene encoding uncharacterized protein, with amino-acid sequence MASNFSVGSSGFCNRNLVRGDDRVNYGNNAPCLARFNAKEQERNAFVMRSHPKEFLLTDASATLSSKRISTRALSSMAFAPNYGQSISEDNQYPLVKSQEGEMEFNRVDCLVWMLHESARSLSLSIQQLEMVRTGPPVAMAWNGVDVHAWHKHIAYQVPVYALLKAALEVEVFLSHKRSNNPCPVHQILFSKVNFLEEHIENQLCARSPTLLQWFRTMEVPQIAGLFMPLFKKWSMDYAGSGVAGTIVAITCCAAVGKLSWRISCSLFSKSIEDALIELITITRDLVSVDKLYHLATKAGFEEDFLFHFGRKILPSKNVEDLEFWIGLVQIKLFTAFRRESVTKGKHILSNKVQENSLPILGLFAYLGRETRLFLSRHNVKDLDEAIKDLNSYLECGIIFIYPEFSSLSVYQHLMEVIVDEIGWLDFYSAYNCQLYQERRRSKNPIQAEKEIILYSVFTVCYDVVSGFAHYSSSIQQTLDADLLEFLLQSQGLLSSCLEEYWAAYDVSSDLQKIGERNEPDSAQSFLINGTKNPSLVMDAKQISAELKARETQRNLSTQTAGPSSNQARTTVDSGHTTTSTQQCFFRKTTANLIARSVDICVGTQLLFIDILDSLRFLAKKLCGHKVTKRERRKMQRTATDVVTLVPITILMLIPVSAVGHAAMLAAIRKYIPSLIPSPYSDHRLDIAKQLKRTKKMEVQRITNEDSDSKVL; translated from the exons ATGGCTTCCAACTTCTCCGTGGGATCCTCCGGCTTCTGCAATCG AAACCTTGTTCGTGGCGACGATAGAGTAAATTATGGAAACAATGCACCGTGCCTGGCAAGGTTTAATGCAAAAGAGCAAGAAAGGAATGCCTTTGTGATGAGGTCCCATCCAAAAGAATTTCTCCTCACAGACGCATCTGCAACATTGTCGTCTAAAAGGATTTCTACTAGGGCACTATCATCAATGGCATTCGCTCCCAACTATGGTCAAAGCATATCGGAGGATAACCAGTATCCTTTGGTTAAGTCACAAGAAGGTGAAATGGAATTCAATCGGGTTGATTGTCTTGTGTGGATGTTACATGAATCTGCTAGAAGTTTATCTCTTTCAATACAACAACTTGAAATGGTTAGAACTGGTCCACCAGTTGCAATGGCATGGAACGGGGTAGATGTGCATGCCTGGCATAAACACATTGCATATCAG GTTCCAGTGTATGCATTACTGAAAGCAGCACTTGAAGTGGAAGtgtttctttctcacaaacgcAGTAACAACCCTTGTCCTGTTCATCAAAT TCTGTTTTCAAAAGTAAACTTTCTTGAAGAACACATCGAAAACCAATTATGCGCGAGGAGTCCTACTTTGCTACAGTGGTTTAGAACTATGGAAGTTCCCCAGATAGCTGGATTGTTTATGCCCTTGTTCAAGAAATGGTCCATGGATTATGCTGGCAG TGGTGTTGCAGGAACAATTGTGGCGATCACTTGTTGTGCAGCTGTGGGAAAATTGAGTTGGAGAATTTCTTGTTCGTTGTTTTCAAAATCAATTGAAGATGCATTGATCGAGCTAATTACCATTACACGTGATCTTGTTTCTGTTGATAAATTGTACCACTTAGCTACCAAGGCTGGATTTGAAGAGGACTTCTTGTTTCATTTTGGACGTAAAATTCTTCCAAGTAAGAATGTTGAAGATCTAGAATTTTGGATTGGATTGGTTCAGATAAAACTTTTTACGGCATTCCGAAGAGAGAGTGTTACTAAAGGCAAGCATATTCTTTCCAATAAG GTTCAAGAAAATAGTTTGCCCATTCTGGGTCTTTTTGCTTATCTAGGAAGAGAAACGAGATTATTTTTGTCAAGACACAATGTGAAGGACCTTGACGAGGCGATAAAAGACCTTAACAGTTACTTGGAATGTGGTATCATCTTCATATATCCCGAATTTTCGTCCCTATCAGTGTATCAGCATCTAATGGAG GTAATTGTCGATGAAATTGGATGGCTCGACTTTTATTCTGCATATAACTGCCAGCTATACCAAGAAAGGAGAAGATCCAAAAATCCAATTCAGGCAGAGAAGGAGATTATCTTGTACTCTGTTTTTACGGTATGCTATGATGTGGTTTCGGGATTCGCTCACTACAGCAGTTCAATACAGCAAACTTTAGATGCTGATTTGTTAGAATTCTTGCTTCAGAG TCAGGGCCTGCTGTCATCATGTCTGGAGGAATACTGGGCTGCTTATGACGTATCAAG TGACCTTCAGAAAATAGGTGAAAGAAATGAACCTGATTCAGCACAATCTTTTCTGATTAATGGCACAAAAAATCCATCTTTGGTTATGGATGCTAAGCAGATTTCGGCAGAATTGAAAGCGAGAGAGACACAACGGAACTTGTCAACGCAAACTGCG GGCCCCAGCTCAAACCAGGCTCGAACCACAGTTGATTCGGGGCATACTACTACGTCCACTCAACAGTGTTTTTTCAGAAAGACAACGGCAAATTTAATTGCTAGAAGTGTT GATATTTGTGTGGGTACTCAGCTGCTATTTATAGACATATTGGATTCCCTGAGGTTTCTGGCCAAGAAATTATGCGGCCATAAAGTTACAAAGCGGGAGAGGAGAAAAATGCAAAGAACGGCCACCGACGTTGTTACACTTGTTCCAATAACAATTTTAATGCTAATTCCA GTTTCTGCAGTCGGTCATGCGGCCATGTTGGCAGCAATCAGGAAATACATTCCATCTCTT ATACCCTCTCCCTATTCGGATCACCGGCTCGACATTGCTAAGCAACTGAAGCGAACAAAAAAGATGGAAGTTCAACGTATTACTAACGAAGATTCAGATTCAAAAGTCCTATAA
- the LOC140833594 gene encoding dynein light chain 1, cytoplasmic-like: MLEGRGLVEDTDMPLKMQIQAMGFASQALDLYDVLDCKSIAAHIKKECDKEYGNGWQCVVGSNFGCFFTHKKGSFIYFTLETLNFLIFKGCS; the protein is encoded by the exons ATGTTGGAAGGGAGAGGTTTGGTAGAGGATACAGATATGCCATTGAAGATGCAGATCCAAGCAATGGGTTTTGCTTCTCAAGCTCTGGATCTGTATGATGTCTTGGACTGCAAATCTATTGCTGCCCACATCAAGAAG GAATGTGACAAGGAATATGGGAATGGATGGCAGTGTGTGGTGGGATCCAACTTCGGCTGCTTTTTCACACACAAAAAGGGGAGTTTCATATACTTCACACTTGAGACACTCAACTTCCTTATCTTCAAAGGCTGTTCATAA